AAACTCGTTATCAATCGTAATGGATGCAATCGCCTTCATTCTGCCTTCTGAGTTCACTCGGCGAAGTCTAACATCCGTAATCTGCATGTGTGTTTCACCACCTTTTTCCAAATAGGACTTGGTGTAATATTCCACACAGCGATTCGAATTCCTTCTTTTTTTGGACAATTCGTATCCTAAATTCAGGTAATTTTTTTGAAAAGATTTCTTTTCGACATATTTAGGTATTTTATGATGGATTGTGACAATTTACTGCCCTGCCAAGTCATCAAAATAATTTCCCAGCTTGACTGTAATTTGTTTGCTCCGGGAATCGACTGCGGTCAGATTAGCCAGTGAAATATAATCGTGCAGCAGGCGCTCTTCATTCTCAACCTCGCCCGATTCCACCAGCACACCTACTCCGGCTACCTCAGCGTCAAACTCGGCCAGCAAATCGACCATTCCCTGAATCGTTCCGCCCGCTTTCATAAAATCATCTACGATGAGCACACGCGATTTCTCTCGCATCGCACGTCTGGACAAAGACATCGTATGCAGGCTCTTTTGCGAGCCTGAAACATAATTAATACTTACAGCCGAGCCTTCTGTCACCTGATGGTCACGCCGTACGAGAACGACTGGCAGATTCAGCTGCGCTCCCGTTGCATAAGCGAGAGGAATCCCCTTGGTCTCCA
This DNA window, taken from Paenibacillus kribbensis, encodes the following:
- the purR gene encoding pur operon repressor gives rise to the protein MKKLKRSSRLVEMTQFLLSRPHTLVPLTHFADRYGAAKSSISEDLAIIKEVFEDEGIGELLTLAGAAGGVKLIPRLSKEHALAFANDLCTQLEQPDRILPGGYLYLSDLLGQPAMMNEAGKIFATAFANRQIDVVMTVETKGIPLAYATGAQLNLPVVLVRRDHQVTEGSAVSINYVSGSQKSLHTMSLSRRAMREKSRVLIVDDFMKAGGTIQGMVDLLAEFDAEVAGVGVLVESGEVENEERLLHDYISLANLTAVDSRSKQITVKLGNYFDDLAGQ